The Ensifer adhaerens genome contains a region encoding:
- a CDS encoding GNAT family N-acetyltransferase codes for MAIELLDSANVVDTSQACIGTKAAVPTTDVLGRIANLETRLARTASEIDAAQAVRYKVFVEEMKAQVGPEADRRKRDVDSWDAICDHLLVLDTSIEGDAEDQIVGTYRLLRQDVAERSGGFYSSSEFAIDALLARHPTKRFMELGRSCVLPDYRTKRTVELLWQGNWAYALKYGMDAMFGCGSFPGVVPAEHALALSFLHHNIRARDDWAVSARPELHRTMDLMPAEAINAKKALAALPPLIKGYMRLGAMVGDGAVVDHAFRTTDVLIVLPISNISGRYLNYYGADAGRFGGAAS; via the coding sequence ATGGCCATCGAGCTACTGGATTCAGCGAACGTGGTTGACACTTCTCAGGCTTGCATCGGCACGAAAGCTGCCGTCCCGACGACCGACGTGCTTGGCCGGATCGCCAATCTTGAGACGCGCCTTGCCCGCACGGCATCGGAAATCGATGCTGCCCAGGCCGTGCGCTACAAGGTTTTCGTCGAGGAGATGAAGGCGCAGGTCGGCCCCGAGGCCGATCGGCGCAAGCGTGACGTCGACAGCTGGGACGCGATCTGCGACCACCTGCTGGTTCTCGACACCTCGATCGAAGGCGACGCCGAAGATCAGATCGTCGGGACATACCGGTTGCTGCGCCAGGATGTGGCTGAGCGCTCCGGCGGCTTTTACTCGTCTTCCGAATTCGCGATCGACGCGCTTCTCGCCCGTCATCCGACCAAGCGCTTCATGGAGCTCGGCCGCTCCTGCGTCCTGCCGGACTACCGGACCAAGCGCACGGTCGAACTCCTGTGGCAGGGCAATTGGGCCTATGCGCTCAAATACGGCATGGACGCGATGTTCGGCTGCGGCTCGTTCCCGGGTGTCGTTCCGGCCGAGCATGCGCTGGCGCTGTCCTTCCTGCACCACAACATCCGCGCCCGCGACGACTGGGCCGTCAGCGCACGGCCCGAGCTGCACCGGACGATGGATTTGATGCCGGCCGAGGCGATCAATGCCAAGAAGGCGCTCGCCGCTCTGCCGCCGTTGATCAAGGGCTATATGCGCCTCGGCGCGATGGTCGGCGATGGCGCCGTGGTCGATCATGCGTTCCGCACCACCGACGTTCTGATCGTTTTGCCGATCAGCAATATCTCGGGCCGCTACCTCAACTACTACGGCGCAGATGCCGGACGTTTCGGTGGCGCCGCCTCCTGA
- a CDS encoding TrmH family RNA methyltransferase, translating into MTNDRSEHGTGRVGQVKEVTSLTNPIIKDIRALTQKKHRDETRSFMAEGLKLVIDALDLGWKIKTLIYAKAAKGKPHVEQVAAKTFAKGGLVLEVSEKVLSTITRRDNPQMVVGIFEQRYQSLKDLEPQLGETYVALDRVRDPGNLGTVIRTADAAGASGVILVGETTDPFSLETVRATMGSVFAMPVARASVEDFIRWQKSAGVKVVATHLAGAVDYRTIDYKTKPVVLLMGNEQSGLPEELAREAGALARIPQAGRADSLNLAIATGIMLFEARRHLLTLDARA; encoded by the coding sequence ATGACGAACGACAGAAGCGAACACGGCACCGGTCGTGTCGGTCAGGTGAAGGAGGTCACGAGCCTCACCAACCCGATCATCAAGGACATCCGCGCGCTGACGCAGAAGAAGCACCGCGACGAGACGCGCTCCTTCATGGCCGAGGGCCTGAAGCTGGTGATCGACGCGCTCGACCTTGGCTGGAAGATCAAGACGCTGATCTATGCCAAGGCGGCCAAGGGCAAGCCGCACGTGGAGCAGGTGGCGGCAAAGACCTTCGCCAAGGGCGGCCTGGTGCTGGAAGTCAGCGAGAAAGTGCTGTCGACGATCACGCGGCGCGACAATCCTCAGATGGTCGTCGGCATCTTCGAGCAGCGTTACCAGTCGCTGAAGGACCTGGAGCCGCAGCTGGGCGAAACCTATGTGGCGCTCGACCGCGTCCGCGATCCCGGCAACCTCGGCACCGTCATCCGCACCGCCGATGCCGCCGGCGCTTCCGGCGTCATTCTCGTCGGCGAGACCACCGATCCGTTTTCGCTCGAAACCGTGCGTGCGACCATGGGCTCGGTCTTTGCCATGCCGGTGGCGCGCGCCAGCGTCGAGGACTTCATCCGCTGGCAGAAATCCGCCGGCGTGAAGGTCGTCGCGACCCATCTCGCCGGCGCTGTCGACTATCGCACCATTGACTACAAGACCAAACCGGTCGTGCTTCTGATGGGCAACGAGCAGTCGGGTCTGCCGGAGGAACTCGCTCGAGAAGCCGGTGCGCTTGCCCGCATCCCGCAGGCCGGCCGCGCCGACTCGCTCAATCTGGCGATTGCCACCGGCATCATGCTGTTCGAGGCGCGCCGCCACCTTCTGACCCTGGATGCCCGCGCATGA
- a CDS encoding class I SAM-dependent rRNA methyltransferase, producing MKEKDRRSKNASVTTAKGRGAEARGGGRHDQKRSAPPKGGGFKERPARPAAAQTAETREKPAKHTPAQETPARVIARRTGEKPAERIPLILETSDASGYHLIDSGAGEKLEQYGPYRIVRPEAQALWPRSLPDSVWEKADAIFTGDTDEDGMGRWRFPGAVLGETWPMQLLGTDFHGRFTSFRHVGVFPEQLAHWSWVKDQVERAGRPLKVLNLFGYTGVASLIAARAGAEVTHVDASKKAIGWARENQQLARAENLPIRWICDDAMKFIQREERRGSRYDIILTDPPKFGRGPNGEVWQLFDHLAAMLDICREILSPEARGLVLTAYSIRASFYSIHELMRETMRGHGGRVESGELIIREGGLDGREPGRALSTSLFSRWVPQ from the coding sequence GTGAAGGAAAAGGACCGGCGGTCGAAGAATGCCTCCGTGACGACGGCCAAGGGCCGTGGTGCCGAAGCGCGTGGCGGCGGCCGCCACGATCAGAAACGTTCGGCACCGCCGAAGGGCGGCGGCTTCAAGGAACGGCCGGCGCGACCGGCGGCAGCACAGACGGCGGAGACGCGCGAGAAGCCAGCAAAACATACGCCTGCACAGGAAACGCCGGCGCGGGTGATCGCGCGGCGAACGGGGGAAAAGCCGGCCGAGCGCATACCGCTCATTCTCGAAACGTCGGACGCATCCGGCTATCACCTGATCGACAGCGGCGCCGGCGAAAAACTTGAGCAATACGGTCCCTACCGCATCGTGCGCCCCGAGGCGCAGGCGCTCTGGCCGCGCAGCCTGCCCGATAGCGTCTGGGAAAAAGCCGACGCGATCTTCACCGGCGACACCGACGAAGACGGCATGGGGCGCTGGCGCTTTCCTGGCGCCGTGCTCGGCGAGACCTGGCCGATGCAGCTTCTCGGCACCGATTTCCACGGTCGCTTCACCTCGTTCCGCCATGTCGGTGTGTTCCCGGAACAGCTCGCGCACTGGAGCTGGGTGAAGGATCAGGTGGAAAGGGCTGGGCGGCCGCTGAAGGTGCTGAACCTCTTCGGCTACACCGGCGTCGCCTCGCTGATCGCCGCCAGGGCCGGCGCCGAGGTGACCCATGTCGACGCCTCCAAGAAGGCAATCGGCTGGGCGCGCGAAAACCAGCAGCTGGCGCGGGCCGAAAACCTGCCGATCCGCTGGATCTGCGACGATGCGATGAAGTTCATCCAGCGCGAAGAGCGCCGCGGCAGCCGCTACGACATCATCCTGACCGACCCGCCGAAGTTCGGCCGCGGGCCGAACGGCGAGGTCTGGCAGCTTTTCGACCATCTGGCGGCGATGCTCGACATCTGCCGCGAGATCCTGTCGCCGGAGGCGCGCGGCCTGGTGCTGACGGCCTATTCGATCCGGGCGAGCTTCTACTCGATCCATGAACTGATGCGCGAGACGATGCGCGGCCACGGCGGCCGGGTGGAGTCGGGCGAGCTCATCATCCGCGAGGGCGGGCTTGACGGCCGCGAGCCGGGCAGGGCGCTTTCGACCTCACTCTTCAGCCGCTGGGTACCGCAATGA
- a CDS encoding NADP-dependent malic enzyme, with product MPATDKTDRTMTSVTAQEALDFHSQGRPGKLEISPTKAMATQRDLSLAYSPGVAVPVKAIAEDPNTAYDYTTRGNMVAVISNGTAILGLGNLGALASKPVMEGKAVLFKRFADVDSIDLEVDTENVDEFINCVRFLGPSFGGINLEDIKAPDCFIIEQKLREVMDIPVFHDDQHGTAIIAAAGLINALALTGRDFKTTKLVCNGAGAAAIACIELIKSMGFASDNIILCDTKGVIFEGRTEGMNQWKSAHAVKTERRTLAEALDGADVVFGLSAKGALSEDMVRSMAPRPIIFAMANPDPEITPEEVARIRDDAIVATGRSDYPNQVNNVLGFPYIFRGALDVRATTINDEMKIAAAEALASLAKEDVPDDVAAAYQGNRPRFGPQYIIPVPFDPRLISAIPMAVAKAAMESGVARKPITDLEAYGRQLSARRDPIASTLQRIYERVRRQPKRIVFAEGEEVQVMRSAIAYANQQLGTAILLGREERMRETAEREGIDLDRPGIQIVNARLSKRVGAYTDYLYARLQRKGFLFRDAQRLINNDRNHFAACMVALGDADGMVTGLTRNYSTALEDVRRCIDPKPGHRVIGVSIALCRGRTVLVADTAVHDMPSSEELADIAEEAAGLAKRLGYVPRVAMLAYSTFGHPQGERSERVREAVNILDKRRVDFEYDGEMAADVALNARVMEQYPFCRLSGTANVLVMPAFHSASISTKMLQELGGSTVIGPLLVGFDKSIQIVSMSAKDSDIVNMAAIAAYNAGM from the coding sequence ATGCCGGCCACCGACAAGACCGATCGCACCATGACGAGCGTCACCGCGCAGGAAGCGCTCGATTTTCACTCGCAGGGTCGTCCCGGAAAGCTGGAGATTTCTCCCACCAAGGCGATGGCCACCCAGCGCGACCTGTCGCTTGCCTATTCTCCGGGCGTCGCAGTCCCCGTGAAGGCGATCGCCGAGGACCCCAACACCGCCTATGACTACACGACGCGCGGCAACATGGTGGCCGTGATCTCGAACGGCACGGCCATTCTCGGCCTCGGCAACCTCGGCGCACTTGCGTCAAAGCCTGTCATGGAAGGCAAGGCCGTGCTGTTCAAGCGCTTTGCCGACGTCGACTCCATCGACCTTGAAGTCGATACCGAAAACGTCGACGAGTTCATCAACTGCGTGCGTTTCCTCGGGCCCTCTTTCGGCGGCATCAACCTCGAAGACATCAAGGCACCGGACTGTTTCATCATCGAGCAGAAGCTGCGCGAGGTCATGGACATCCCGGTGTTTCATGACGACCAGCACGGCACGGCGATCATCGCCGCAGCCGGCCTCATCAACGCGCTGGCCTTGACCGGTCGCGACTTCAAGACGACGAAGCTCGTCTGCAACGGTGCGGGTGCGGCGGCAATCGCCTGCATCGAGCTCATCAAGTCGATGGGTTTTGCCTCTGACAACATCATCCTCTGCGACACCAAGGGCGTGATCTTCGAAGGCCGCACCGAGGGCATGAACCAGTGGAAGTCGGCGCATGCGGTCAAGACCGAGCGCCGCACGCTCGCCGAAGCGCTCGACGGCGCCGACGTGGTCTTCGGCCTCTCGGCCAAGGGCGCCCTTTCGGAAGACATGGTGCGCTCGATGGCGCCGCGGCCGATCATCTTCGCCATGGCCAACCCGGATCCGGAAATCACGCCGGAAGAAGTCGCCCGCATCCGCGACGACGCGATCGTCGCCACCGGCCGTTCTGACTATCCGAACCAGGTCAACAACGTGCTCGGCTTCCCCTATATCTTCCGTGGCGCGCTAGACGTGCGCGCGACGACCATCAACGACGAGATGAAGATCGCAGCGGCTGAAGCGCTGGCGAGCCTTGCCAAGGAAGACGTTCCTGACGATGTCGCCGCAGCCTACCAGGGCAACCGTCCGCGTTTCGGTCCGCAATACATCATCCCGGTCCCCTTCGACCCGCGGCTGATTTCGGCGATCCCGATGGCGGTTGCGAAGGCGGCGATGGAAAGCGGCGTCGCCCGCAAACCGATCACCGACCTCGAAGCCTATGGCCGGCAACTCTCCGCCCGCCGCGACCCGATCGCCTCGACGCTGCAGCGCATCTACGAGCGCGTCCGGCGCCAGCCGAAGCGCATCGTCTTTGCAGAGGGCGAAGAGGTGCAGGTCATGCGTTCTGCAATCGCGTATGCCAACCAGCAGCTTGGCACCGCCATCCTGCTCGGCCGCGAGGAGCGCATGCGCGAGACGGCAGAGCGCGAGGGCATCGACCTCGACCGCCCCGGCATCCAGATCGTCAATGCGCGGCTTTCCAAGCGCGTCGGCGCCTATACGGACTATCTCTATGCCCGCCTGCAGCGGAAGGGCTTCCTCTTCCGCGACGCCCAGCGCCTGATCAACAACGACCGCAACCACTTCGCCGCCTGCATGGTGGCGCTCGGTGATGCCGACGGCATGGTGACGGGCCTGACCCGCAATTATTCGACGGCACTCGAAGACGTGCGTCGCTGCATCGACCCGAAGCCCGGCCACCGCGTCATCGGCGTCTCGATCGCGCTTTGCCGCGGCCGCACGGTGCTCGTCGCCGACACGGCGGTTCACGACATGCCCTCTTCGGAGGAGCTTGCCGATATCGCCGAGGAAGCAGCCGGCCTCGCCAAGCGGCTTGGCTACGTGCCGCGCGTGGCAATGCTTGCCTATTCCACCTTCGGCCATCCCCAGGGCGAACGCTCTGAGCGGGTGCGCGAAGCGGTCAATATCCTCGACAAGCGCCGCGTCGATTTCGAATATGACGGCGAGATGGCCGCCGACGTGGCGCTCAATGCTCGCGTCATGGAGCAATACCCGTTCTGCCGCCTCTCGGGCACGGCAAACGTGCTCGTGATGCCGGCGTTCCACTCGGCATCGATTTCGACCAAGATGCTGCAGGAACTCGGCGGCTCGACGGTGATCGGCCCGCTGCTCGTCGGCTTCGACAAGTCGATCCAGATCGTCTCGATGTCGGCCAAGGATTCCGACATCGTCAACATGGCGGCGATCGCGGCCTACAACGCCGGCATGTAG
- a CDS encoding hybrid sensor histidine kinase/response regulator → MSEPSRLLERIETGFRRDARAGKAASVSALPLDGPASRQVSAQPASGARSALSYVSMALLGLVASGLVLVVGMTAGFHLFAAAIAAAGVVGALLLAVEAIRAFDSVPVSDEVERDQDWHRSETSALLSTIHDALGDLAIMRGMDGKIVHANAVFHQVCGRSDVRGMACGALGLSFEPKAAPNHYLVRIAAAEGIRLFDWHDVIARDPASGKLMRHSIARDVTEEARAAREREAARRRAEEASQAKSRLLATVSHEIRTPLSGILGMSHLLGQTRLSSEQQNYLAGMQQSGHALVQLVEDLIDFSSLSAGRFQFRPSRQDPRGVIESVVEMLSNRAHEKGIEIGATVSVDVPALMAFDAARLRQVLFNVIGNAVKFTEVGGVFVSADTIEDCVRIRIDDTGPGMSPDDLKRIFEEFEQAGNDEQRAKGTGLGLAISRRIMQACGGSLTAASAPGRGSRFEIRLPLAEVEAIASERRSTLAGSHVLVMAPDGPASAALAATIATLGGRCHRATTLAAAQHVLADVQAGGAPLTDVIVDHRHAQQYEQLLALQPAIGRLEVRRTYLINPEERNSHPVNQMDGYEAWLIRPLREKSLIEVLLGRLKGIEKRDAINDNRPVLREEPAVEPVRRPGHGILLAEDDPINALIIRTLLQRSGHAVQLVSDFAGVAETLRAPAGNALPELLVTDLNMPGGDGLSMMRHIRNDEAIRSLPRLPVIVLTSDIREDMRDRLLAAGADVVLAKPADPQVLTSEIARLLRKR, encoded by the coding sequence ATGAGCGAACCGTCACGACTGCTAGAGCGGATCGAAACCGGCTTCAGGAGAGACGCCCGGGCGGGTAAGGCTGCGTCGGTTTCGGCGCTTCCGCTCGATGGGCCGGCGTCCCGTCAGGTGTCGGCGCAGCCGGCTTCCGGCGCGCGCTCTGCGCTTAGTTACGTATCCATGGCGCTGCTCGGCCTGGTCGCTTCCGGCCTTGTCCTCGTCGTCGGCATGACTGCCGGCTTCCACCTGTTCGCCGCGGCGATTGCCGCGGCCGGCGTGGTCGGTGCGCTTTTGCTCGCCGTCGAAGCCATCCGCGCGTTTGATAGCGTGCCGGTTTCCGATGAGGTGGAGCGGGACCAGGATTGGCACCGCTCCGAAACCTCGGCGTTGCTTTCGACCATTCACGATGCGCTGGGTGACCTTGCGATCATGCGCGGCATGGACGGAAAGATCGTCCACGCCAATGCTGTCTTCCATCAGGTCTGCGGCCGGTCGGATGTCCGGGGCATGGCCTGCGGCGCCCTCGGCCTGAGCTTCGAGCCGAAGGCTGCGCCCAATCATTACCTCGTGCGCATCGCCGCGGCCGAAGGCATCCGCCTTTTCGATTGGCATGACGTGATCGCCCGCGATCCGGCGAGCGGCAAGCTCATGCGTCACAGCATTGCGCGTGATGTCACCGAGGAAGCGCGCGCCGCGCGCGAGCGTGAGGCGGCGCGCCGGCGGGCCGAGGAGGCGAGCCAGGCAAAGTCGCGGCTGCTCGCCACCGTCAGCCACGAGATCCGCACGCCGCTTTCGGGCATTCTCGGCATGAGCCATCTGCTCGGCCAGACCCGCCTGTCGAGCGAGCAGCAGAACTATCTCGCCGGCATGCAGCAATCCGGCCACGCTCTGGTCCAGCTCGTCGAAGACCTGATCGACTTCTCGTCGCTTTCAGCCGGCCGCTTCCAGTTTCGCCCCAGCCGCCAGGATCCGCGCGGCGTGATCGAGAGCGTCGTGGAAATGCTCTCCAATCGCGCCCACGAGAAGGGCATCGAGATCGGCGCCACCGTTTCCGTCGACGTGCCCGCGCTGATGGCTTTCGACGCGGCGCGCCTGCGCCAGGTGCTCTTCAACGTCATCGGCAACGCGGTCAAATTCACGGAAGTCGGCGGCGTCTTCGTCAGCGCCGACACGATCGAGGATTGCGTGCGGATCCGCATCGACGATACGGGGCCGGGCATGTCGCCCGACGACCTGAAGCGCATCTTCGAGGAATTCGAGCAGGCCGGCAACGACGAGCAACGCGCCAAGGGCACAGGGCTAGGCCTCGCGATCTCCAGGCGCATCATGCAGGCCTGCGGCGGCAGTCTCACGGCCGCAAGCGCGCCCGGCCGCGGCAGCCGCTTTGAAATCCGCCTGCCGCTTGCCGAAGTCGAGGCGATTGCGTCGGAGCGCCGCTCCACCCTCGCCGGGTCGCATGTGCTGGTCATGGCTCCCGATGGCCCGGCCTCGGCGGCGCTGGCGGCAACCATCGCGACGCTTGGCGGGCGCTGTCATCGCGCAACGACGCTTGCCGCAGCCCAGCATGTTCTTGCCGATGTGCAGGCAGGTGGCGCGCCACTCACCGACGTGATCGTCGACCACCGGCATGCGCAGCAGTACGAGCAGCTCCTCGCACTCCAGCCGGCCATCGGCCGGCTGGAGGTTCGCCGTACCTATCTGATCAATCCGGAGGAGCGCAACAGCCACCCTGTCAACCAGATGGATGGCTACGAGGCCTGGCTGATCCGGCCCTTGCGCGAAAAGTCGCTGATCGAAGTGCTGCTCGGGCGCCTGAAGGGCATCGAAAAACGCGACGCGATCAACGACAACAGGCCGGTCCTGCGCGAGGAGCCCGCCGTTGAACCCGTCCGCCGGCCGGGACACGGCATCCTGCTGGCCGAGGACGATCCGATCAATGCGTTGATCATCCGCACGCTGTTGCAGCGTTCGGGACACGCGGTGCAGCTCGTCAGCGACTTCGCGGGGGTCGCCGAGACGCTGCGAGCCCCTGCCGGAAACGCCTTGCCGGAGCTTCTCGTCACCGACCTCAATATGCCGGGTGGCGACGGGCTTTCCATGATGCGGCACATCCGTAATGACGAGGCAATACGCTCCTTGCCAAGGTTGCCGGTCATCGTGCTGACTTCCGATATCCGCGAGGATATGCGCGACCGCCTGCTTGCCGCCGGCGCCGATGTGGTGTTGGCGAAACCGGCCGACCCGCAGGTGCTGACCTCGGAGATCGCGCGTCTGCTGCGCAAACGGTAA
- the lspA gene encoding signal peptidase II: protein MSEKQVLFSRPLPIAVFIVFALIADQIIKYLVELYLPFNQAVHVVPMLALYRTYNYGVAFSMLSGMEGWFIVGMRLTVCAFVLWLWKRTPKDRFFAHFGYALIIAGALGNLVDRLLFGYVIDYILFYTETWSFAVFNLADTFITIGAGAIILDELLHAKKADR, encoded by the coding sequence ATGAGCGAGAAGCAGGTGCTGTTTTCGCGGCCGCTGCCGATCGCGGTCTTCATCGTCTTCGCGCTCATCGCCGACCAAATAATCAAGTATCTGGTCGAGCTTTACCTGCCCTTCAATCAGGCGGTCCATGTCGTGCCGATGCTGGCGCTCTACCGCACCTACAACTACGGCGTCGCCTTCTCGATGCTGTCGGGCATGGAGGGCTGGTTCATCGTCGGCATGCGGCTCACCGTCTGCGCCTTTGTGCTCTGGCTGTGGAAGCGCACGCCGAAGGATCGGTTCTTCGCCCATTTCGGCTATGCGCTGATCATCGCCGGCGCGCTCGGAAACCTCGTCGACCGGCTGCTCTTCGGCTACGTCATCGACTACATCCTGTTCTATACGGAGACGTGGTCTTTCGCCGTCTTCAATCTGGCCGATACCTTCATCACCATCGGTGCCGGCGCGATCATTCTTGACGAACTATTGCACGCGAAAAAAGCGGATCGCTAA